A window from Vulcanimicrobium alpinum encodes these proteins:
- a CDS encoding SCO family protein, with protein sequence MPTVSTENTIPQMTGSIAMLARPKKPVSTTLRSLRVQGRRINRSARSSAVSLLGRTPWIMLLLVSIMMLVPGIARAGQRVHGVVLAVTPKTGNVIVRHDAFGSMPAMTMEFRIVPRSRALQLQAGATIDADVDTETEPWTLSNVQSTSGQRLTEDVSSPLRNVPQLKIGDVVPDAAFVDQRGAPFRFSSLRGQDVVLSFIYTRCQDARMCPLISAKFRQLQQLAGARRVHLVEVTLDPAYDRPPVLARYARTFGADPRRWSFAVGDADPTLDFAARFGITAFADPRVGIIHAENTVLIGPDGRITEMNTETAWLPNELLAQIDAAHGRGGNWLARLDLFLKTGATAICGNSVAGFSGLTDLLVVLAIFAALGYAVYRLARTIFA encoded by the coding sequence ATGCCGACGGTCAGCACGGAGAACACGATCCCGCAGATGACCGGCTCGATCGCGATGCTTGCGCGCCCGAAGAAGCCGGTGAGCACGACACTGCGTTCGCTGCGCGTCCAGGGCCGCCGGATCAATCGCTCGGCACGGTCGTCGGCGGTGAGTCTGCTCGGCCGTACGCCGTGGATCATGCTGCTGCTCGTGTCGATCATGATGCTCGTTCCGGGGATTGCTCGTGCCGGTCAGCGGGTGCACGGCGTCGTGCTCGCCGTCACGCCGAAGACCGGGAACGTGATCGTGCGCCACGACGCCTTCGGTTCCATGCCGGCGATGACGATGGAGTTTCGTATCGTTCCCCGCAGCCGGGCCTTGCAACTGCAAGCCGGCGCCACGATCGACGCCGACGTCGACACCGAAACGGAACCGTGGACGCTGTCGAACGTACAGAGCACAAGCGGGCAGCGGCTTACCGAGGACGTCTCCTCGCCGCTGCGCAACGTGCCGCAGCTCAAGATCGGCGACGTCGTCCCCGACGCGGCATTCGTCGACCAGCGCGGCGCGCCGTTCCGCTTCTCGTCGCTGCGTGGTCAGGATGTCGTCCTCTCGTTCATCTACACTCGCTGTCAGGATGCGCGCATGTGTCCGCTGATCAGCGCGAAGTTCCGCCAGCTCCAGCAGCTCGCCGGCGCACGTCGCGTGCACCTCGTCGAAGTGACGCTCGATCCGGCGTACGATCGCCCGCCGGTACTCGCGCGCTATGCGCGCACCTTCGGCGCCGATCCGCGCCGTTGGAGCTTCGCCGTGGGCGATGCCGATCCGACGCTCGACTTCGCCGCGCGTTTCGGGATCACGGCGTTCGCCGATCCGCGCGTCGGGATCATCCACGCTGAGAACACGGTGCTGATCGGCCCCGACGGCCGCATCACGGAGATGAACACCGAGACCGCGTGGCTGCCGAACGAACTGCTCGCGCAGATCGACGCTGCGCACGGCCGCGGCGGCAACTGGCTGGCGCGGTTGGACCTCTTCCTGAAAACCGGCGCGACCGCGATCTGCGGCAACAGCGTCGCCGGCTTCAGCGGCCTCACCGACCTGCTCGTCGTCCTCGCGATCTTCGCAGCGCTGGGCTACGCGGTCTACCGGCTCGCGCGCACGATCTTCGCATAG
- a CDS encoding MFS transporter — translation MAVTETPPVAADAATTLAGHRLDRSTIPLLVTLGLGVFAGALDLGVLSPALPALGSAFNVGPHDLAWVFTLYLLANVVAIPVMSKLADGNGRRPIYILCVAIFGAGSVLAIASPNFTVFLIARAIQAAGAGGIFPVATAAIADRVPVERRGAALGLVAATWGLAAIIGPVVGGLVTHVLSWHWVFAFNIPLAIVVIVMARRHVPANAANVRGPLDVAGIVSLAAGLLATMALLTRLYRVDGVADQARGWALVAIALASFGIFAAVERRAAQPVIPPAFFRDRQLLVTYALEVLIGALEGSLFFIPAALVAAQHVSYAVAGGVAAVGAFCFVAVIPLSGRALDVVGSRAVLFAGTLLTALGMVIFALGFASLGLALLAMVVAGAGFGSLLGAPTRYIVTNRAGQERRASAVGLLSIMLIIGQILGGSLGGGVADSHGDPIAGYRIAYFVFAGIALAAALLTAALASRSQERAATSR, via the coding sequence ATGGCCGTCACCGAGACTCCGCCGGTCGCGGCCGACGCCGCGACGACCCTCGCCGGCCACCGGCTCGACCGCAGCACGATCCCGCTCCTCGTCACGCTCGGTTTGGGCGTCTTCGCCGGCGCGCTCGATTTGGGCGTGCTCTCGCCGGCGCTTCCGGCGCTCGGCAGCGCGTTCAACGTCGGGCCACACGACCTCGCGTGGGTGTTCACGCTGTACCTGCTCGCGAACGTCGTTGCGATTCCGGTGATGTCGAAGCTCGCCGACGGCAACGGACGGCGCCCGATCTACATCCTGTGCGTCGCGATCTTCGGCGCCGGAAGCGTGCTGGCGATCGCGTCGCCCAACTTCACGGTCTTCCTGATCGCCCGCGCGATCCAGGCCGCCGGCGCGGGCGGGATCTTTCCGGTCGCCACCGCGGCGATCGCCGATCGCGTGCCGGTGGAACGCCGCGGCGCCGCACTCGGACTCGTCGCCGCAACATGGGGTTTGGCGGCGATCATCGGCCCGGTCGTCGGCGGGCTCGTCACGCACGTTCTTTCGTGGCACTGGGTGTTCGCGTTCAACATCCCGCTCGCGATCGTCGTGATCGTGATGGCGCGCCGGCACGTCCCCGCGAACGCGGCGAACGTGCGCGGCCCGCTCGACGTCGCGGGGATCGTCTCGCTCGCCGCCGGCCTGCTCGCGACGATGGCGCTGCTGACGCGGCTGTACCGCGTCGACGGCGTCGCCGATCAGGCCCGCGGCTGGGCGCTGGTCGCGATCGCGCTCGCGTCGTTCGGGATCTTCGCGGCCGTGGAACGGCGCGCTGCCCAGCCGGTGATTCCGCCGGCGTTCTTTCGCGACCGTCAGCTGCTGGTGACGTACGCGCTCGAAGTGCTGATCGGCGCGCTCGAGGGTTCGCTCTTCTTTATCCCGGCCGCGCTCGTCGCCGCGCAGCATGTCAGCTACGCGGTCGCGGGCGGCGTGGCGGCAGTCGGCGCGTTCTGCTTCGTCGCCGTCATCCCGCTCTCGGGCCGCGCGCTCGACGTCGTCGGCAGCCGCGCCGTCCTGTTCGCGGGCACGCTGCTCACGGCGCTGGGGATGGTGATTTTCGCGCTCGGGTTCGCGAGCCTCGGGCTCGCGCTGCTCGCGATGGTCGTCGCCGGCGCCGGCTTCGGGTCGCTGCTCGGCGCGCCGACGCGATACATCGTGACGAACCGCGCCGGCCAGGAACGGCGCGCGAGCGCCGTCGGTCTGCTCTCGATCATGCTGATCATCGGACAGATCCTCGGCGGCTCGCTCGGCGGAGGGGTCGCCGACTCGCACGGCGATCCGATCGCCGGCTATCGCATCGCGTACTTCGTCTTCGCGGGGATCGCACTCGCCGCGGCCCTGCTCACCGCCGCGCTCGCCTCACGCTCGCAAGAGCGCGCCGCAACGTCACGCTGA
- the ctaD gene encoding cytochrome c oxidase subunit I, translating to MATLAPGVKTGSYHAVLDHIHPEPTSFIRKYIFSIDHKVIGIQYMITGGLFFLIAGLLAEIIRVQLLSPQNTFVTAATYNQVYSMHGSAMVWMVIIPLVTGAFGNFVMPLQIGARDVAFPWLNLAAFWMFPVAGVILFSSFLIGAPDAGWTEYPPISLQGPPGTTMWCIAIFLIGISSTLTGINFIVTIVKMRAPGMTFTRMPLFVWAQLATAGLSFIATTALAGALLALFLERTFGVPFYDPKHGGSPLLWQHMFWFYSHPAVYIMILPAFGIVSEVLPTFSRKPIFGYKMIAFSSVAIALLGFSVWAHHMFTSGMVPWLQLPFMILTMVIAVPTGIKIFSWMATLWGGSIRWTTPMLFATGFLITFTCGGLTGFFLAAVPADYHEHGTYFVVAHFHYVLYGGSVMGLFAGIYYWWPKMTGRMYDERLGQIHFWITFLAFNGTFMPMHWLGLMGMPRRVPYYDPAYQFWNQFASVSSFVLAASMLLFLYNLFTSFRSGKIAGPNPWGARTLEWMIASPPPYYNYKKIPAVLATPYDFGNPLPYIGLDAAPGATEATPTMSSHPVPAY from the coding sequence ATGGCAACGCTCGCCCCCGGAGTCAAGACGGGCTCGTATCACGCGGTCCTCGACCACATCCACCCCGAGCCGACCAGCTTCATCCGCAAGTACATCTTCTCGATCGATCACAAGGTCATCGGGATCCAGTACATGATCACGGGCGGGCTGTTCTTCCTGATCGCAGGTCTGCTCGCCGAGATCATCCGCGTCCAGCTCCTCTCGCCGCAGAACACGTTCGTCACCGCGGCGACCTACAACCAGGTGTACTCGATGCACGGCTCGGCGATGGTGTGGATGGTGATCATCCCGCTGGTCACCGGAGCGTTCGGCAACTTCGTGATGCCGCTGCAGATCGGCGCGCGCGACGTCGCGTTCCCGTGGCTCAACCTGGCGGCGTTCTGGATGTTCCCGGTCGCCGGCGTGATTCTGTTCTCGTCGTTCCTGATCGGGGCGCCGGATGCGGGCTGGACCGAGTACCCGCCGATCTCGCTGCAGGGACCGCCCGGCACCACGATGTGGTGCATCGCGATCTTCCTGATCGGGATCAGCTCGACGCTGACTGGGATCAACTTCATCGTCACGATCGTGAAGATGCGGGCGCCGGGGATGACGTTCACCCGCATGCCGCTCTTCGTGTGGGCGCAGCTCGCGACCGCCGGTCTCTCGTTCATCGCGACGACGGCGCTGGCCGGCGCGCTGCTCGCGCTCTTCCTCGAACGCACCTTCGGCGTCCCGTTCTACGATCCCAAGCACGGCGGCTCGCCGTTGCTGTGGCAGCACATGTTCTGGTTCTACTCGCACCCGGCCGTGTACATCATGATCCTGCCGGCGTTCGGGATCGTCTCGGAAGTGCTGCCGACGTTCTCGCGCAAACCGATCTTCGGCTACAAGATGATCGCGTTCTCGTCGGTGGCGATCGCGCTGCTCGGCTTCTCGGTCTGGGCGCACCACATGTTCACCTCCGGGATGGTGCCGTGGCTGCAGCTGCCGTTCATGATCCTCACGATGGTCATCGCGGTCCCCACCGGGATCAAAATCTTCTCGTGGATGGCGACGTTGTGGGGGGGATCGATCCGCTGGACGACGCCGATGCTCTTCGCAACGGGCTTCCTGATCACGTTCACGTGCGGCGGGCTGACCGGATTCTTCCTCGCGGCGGTCCCGGCCGACTACCACGAGCACGGCACCTATTTCGTGGTCGCGCACTTCCACTACGTGCTCTACGGCGGCTCGGTGATGGGGCTGTTCGCCGGCATCTACTACTGGTGGCCGAAGATGACCGGGCGCATGTACGATGAGCGCCTCGGCCAGATCCACTTCTGGATCACGTTCCTCGCCTTCAACGGCACGTTCATGCCGATGCATTGGCTCGGACTGATGGGGATGCCGCGCCGCGTGCCCTACTACGACCCGGCGTACCAGTTCTGGAATCAGTTCGCGTCGGTCTCGTCGTTCGTGCTCGCCGCGTCGATGCTGCTGTTCCTCTACAACCTCTTCACCTCGTTCCGCAGCGGGAAGATCGCGGGGCCCAACCCGTGGGGTGCGCGCACGCTGGAGTGGATGATCGCGTCGCCGCCGCCGTATTACAACTACAAGAAGATCCCGGCCGTTCTCGCGACGCCGTACGACTTCGGAAACCCGCTCCCGTACATTGGCCTCGACGCCGCACCGGGCGCGACGGAAGCGACGCCGACGATGTCGTCGCATCCGGTGCCCGCGTACTAA
- a CDS encoding heme o synthase, translating into MSSTLSRVDGAAPFPGAKSGWRAIVDDYYELAKPRIIFLLLVTTFAAMVMAARGIPPLALTFWTLLGGALSAASAGAINCVWDRDIDRLMVRTKFRPVARGAIAPCDALVFAAVAQLAGFAMLYVLVNPLAAWLSLAGNAYYVAIYTMWLKRITPLNIVIGGAAGAVPPLVGWAAVTHQLGSPAFALFAVIFLWTPPHFWALSLMTNIDYDKAGIPMLPNVKGVARTKREIMIYSLVLVGVSLAFFPLHVLGPCYGGCALILGCVFLWDAWKVAGDPTKRAPRVLFKYSLLYLALMCAAMVLDRVVPLPHVV; encoded by the coding sequence ATGAGCTCGACGCTCTCACGCGTCGACGGTGCCGCGCCGTTTCCCGGCGCGAAGAGCGGTTGGCGCGCGATCGTCGACGATTATTACGAGCTCGCGAAACCGCGCATCATCTTCCTGCTGCTCGTCACGACGTTCGCGGCGATGGTGATGGCGGCGCGCGGCATCCCGCCGCTCGCGCTCACGTTCTGGACCCTGCTCGGCGGCGCGCTCTCCGCGGCCTCGGCCGGCGCGATCAACTGCGTGTGGGATCGCGACATCGACCGACTGATGGTGCGCACCAAGTTCCGGCCGGTCGCGCGCGGTGCGATCGCGCCGTGCGACGCGCTCGTCTTCGCGGCGGTCGCGCAGCTCGCCGGTTTCGCGATGCTCTACGTGCTGGTGAACCCGCTGGCCGCGTGGCTCTCGCTCGCGGGGAACGCGTATTACGTCGCGATCTACACGATGTGGCTCAAGCGCATCACCCCGCTGAACATCGTGATCGGCGGCGCGGCCGGCGCGGTCCCGCCGCTGGTCGGCTGGGCGGCGGTGACGCATCAGCTCGGCTCGCCGGCGTTCGCGCTGTTCGCGGTGATCTTCCTGTGGACGCCGCCGCACTTCTGGGCGCTCTCGCTGATGACGAACATTGACTACGACAAAGCGGGGATCCCGATGCTGCCCAACGTGAAGGGCGTCGCGCGCACGAAGCGCGAGATCATGATCTACTCGCTCGTGCTCGTCGGCGTCTCGCTCGCGTTCTTCCCGCTGCACGTGCTGGGTCCGTGCTACGGCGGCTGCGCGCTGATCCTCGGCTGCGTGTTTCTCTGGGACGCGTGGAAGGTCGCCGGCGACCCGACGAAGCGCGCGCCGCGCGTGCTCTTCAAGTACTCGCTGCTGTATCTGGCGCTGATGTGCGCGGCGATGGTGCTCGACCGCGTCGTCCCGCTGCCGCACGTCGTCTAA
- a CDS encoding putative N-acetylmannosamine-6-phosphate 2-epimerase yields the protein MSVLEALRGGVIVSVQAEGGSPLNAPEAIALLARVAAANGAAGVRAEGLARLGAVRRAVDIPIVGIVKRQYDGFAPYITATEREIAEVVAAGAEIVAFDATGRPRPGGWDDAAMVGAIHARGALAMADCATADDVRRAAAAGADVTATTLCGYTKATRGTELPALDLVRACAATGRFAVCEGGVGTPAAVRSAFAAGAQAVVVGTAITNVDVLVRRFTSATS from the coding sequence GTGAGCGTCCTCGAAGCACTGCGCGGCGGCGTGATCGTCTCGGTCCAGGCGGAAGGCGGCTCGCCGCTCAACGCACCGGAGGCGATCGCCCTGCTCGCGCGGGTCGCGGCGGCGAACGGGGCTGCCGGGGTCCGGGCCGAGGGCCTCGCGCGGCTGGGCGCGGTGCGGCGCGCCGTGGACATCCCGATCGTCGGGATCGTCAAACGTCAGTACGATGGGTTCGCACCCTACATCACGGCGACCGAGCGCGAGATCGCGGAGGTCGTCGCCGCCGGCGCGGAGATTGTCGCGTTCGACGCGACCGGGCGGCCGCGGCCGGGTGGCTGGGACGACGCCGCGATGGTCGGCGCCATCCACGCGCGGGGCGCCCTCGCGATGGCCGACTGCGCCACCGCCGACGACGTGCGCCGCGCCGCCGCGGCAGGCGCCGACGTGACGGCGACGACGCTCTGCGGGTACACCAAGGCCACGCGGGGGACGGAGCTGCCGGCGCTCGACCTGGTGCGGGCGTGCGCGGCGACGGGACGCTTCGCCGTGTGCGAAGGCGGGGTCGGGACGCCGGCGGCGGTACGGTCGGCGTTCGCCGCCGGGGCGCAGGCGGTCGTCGTCGGGACGGCGATCACGAACGTCGACGTGCTCGTGCGGCGGTTCACCTCGGCGACATCGTGA
- a CDS encoding cytochrome c oxidase subunit 3, giving the protein MAVSIAKQGYNLGHGEHGDHEHELVIYQETRDMRLLGFVLFLGSDVVLFSAFIFAYIYLRTTVSPTWPPILDGHQLPRLDTAFAAVNSVVLFGSGVTMHYALENWKHGNRPRYNLFMLLTILLGAGFLGGQAYEYAHAQIGGWSGSIFGASFFTLTGMHGFHVFVGVVYLIVLWLQTQRNVYDQERYFGLTAGTLYWHFVDVIWVALFFLFYLW; this is encoded by the coding sequence ATGGCGGTCTCCATCGCCAAACAAGGCTACAACCTCGGACACGGCGAGCACGGCGATCACGAACACGAACTGGTGATCTACCAGGAGACGCGCGACATGCGTCTCCTGGGGTTCGTCCTGTTCCTCGGTTCCGACGTCGTGCTGTTCTCGGCGTTCATCTTCGCGTACATCTACCTGCGCACGACCGTCTCACCGACGTGGCCGCCGATCCTGGACGGCCACCAGTTGCCGCGGCTCGACACCGCGTTCGCGGCCGTCAACTCGGTGGTGCTGTTCGGCTCCGGCGTCACGATGCACTACGCGCTGGAGAACTGGAAGCACGGAAACCGCCCGCGCTACAACCTCTTCATGCTGCTGACGATCCTGCTCGGCGCGGGCTTTCTCGGCGGTCAAGCCTACGAGTACGCGCACGCGCAGATCGGCGGCTGGAGCGGCAGCATTTTCGGCGCGTCGTTCTTCACGCTCACCGGGATGCACGGTTTCCACGTCTTCGTCGGCGTGGTCTACCTCATCGTCCTCTGGCTGCAAACCCAGCGCAACGTCTACGACCAGGAACGCTACTTCGGCCTCACCGCCGGCACGCTCTACTGGCACTTCGTCGACGTCATCTGGGTCGCACTGTTCTTCCTGTTCTATCTCTGGTAA
- a CDS encoding COX15/CtaA family protein, translating to MFRAFSLAAAVGAFLLAVLGSWVRINGAGMTCPDWPLCNGALIPSLAGGVIFEWSHRLVALVEGVVVLAALWAALRARREIAGVTQTVAFVAVVFVLQVSLGGLTVFLANSPWSVVVHWGTAMLFLAGLTALAVLAIVRPRHIVIRHSVLGGVLSVCLVLAFAVMCAGAYVSSSGAGLACSTLPACDGGSWTGTGALQAAQMTHRWLAAALFAAATVAAYAAALGTTPRVRVAALFAYALIVLQAMLGIANVAWALPMVLREAHAANACATYLAFLGAVVFAAIDGTVPLRSAHAVERRTVSVGRGAEAHGTPQ from the coding sequence ATGTTCCGGGCCTTTTCGCTGGCGGCGGCCGTCGGTGCGTTTCTCCTCGCGGTTCTCGGCAGTTGGGTGCGCATCAACGGGGCGGGGATGACCTGCCCCGACTGGCCGCTGTGCAACGGCGCGCTGATCCCGTCGCTGGCGGGCGGCGTTATCTTCGAATGGTCCCATCGCCTGGTCGCGCTGGTCGAAGGCGTCGTCGTCCTCGCGGCACTCTGGGCGGCGTTGCGCGCGCGCCGTGAGATCGCCGGGGTCACGCAGACGGTCGCGTTCGTCGCGGTCGTCTTCGTCTTGCAAGTGTCGCTCGGCGGTCTGACCGTGTTCCTTGCGAACAGCCCCTGGTCGGTCGTCGTGCACTGGGGGACGGCGATGCTGTTCCTCGCCGGACTGACCGCGCTCGCGGTCCTGGCGATCGTCCGGCCGCGGCACATCGTCATCCGGCACTCCGTGCTGGGCGGCGTTCTCAGCGTCTGCCTCGTCCTCGCCTTCGCGGTGATGTGCGCCGGCGCGTACGTCAGCTCGAGCGGCGCCGGCCTGGCGTGCTCGACCCTGCCGGCCTGCGACGGCGGCAGTTGGACCGGGACGGGCGCCCTGCAGGCGGCGCAAATGACGCATCGCTGGCTGGCCGCGGCACTGTTCGCCGCCGCAACCGTCGCCGCATACGCGGCGGCGCTCGGGACGACGCCGCGCGTGCGCGTCGCCGCGCTTTTCGCCTACGCGCTGATCGTCCTGCAGGCGATGCTCGGGATCGCGAACGTCGCGTGGGCCCTGCCGATGGTGCTGCGCGAAGCACATGCCGCAAACGCCTGCGCGACCTACCTCGCGTTCCTCGGCGCGGTCGTGTTCGCGGCGATCGACGGTACGGTGCCGCTCCGCAGCGCGCACGCCGTCGAGCGGCGCACCGTGAGCGTCGGCCGCGGCGCCGAAGCGCACGGGACGCCGCAATGA
- a CDS encoding copper-binding protein, with protein sequence MLLLVSIMMLVPGIARAGQRVHGVVLAVTPKTGNVIVRHDAFGSMPAMTMEFRIVPRSRALQLQAGATIDADVDTETEPWTLSNVQSTSGQRLTDTAPRRRSQGRPGQRRAQR encoded by the coding sequence ATGCTGCTGCTCGTGTCGATCATGATGCTCGTTCCGGGGATTGCTCGTGCCGGTCAGCGGGTGCACGGCGTCGTGCTCGCCGTCACGCCGAAGACCGGGAACGTGATCGTGCGCCACGACGCCTTCGGTTCCATGCCGGCGATGACGATGGAGTTTCGTATCGTTCCCCGCAGCCGGGCCTTGCAACTGCAAGCCGGCGCCACGATCGACGCCGACGTCGACACCGAAACGGAACCGTGGACGCTGTCGAACGTACAGAGCACAAGCGGGCAGCGGCTTACCGACACAGCGCCCAGACGGCGCAGCCAAGGACGCCCAGGGCAAAGACGGGCGCAACGATGA
- a CDS encoding N-acetylglucosamine kinase has product MRYVAGIDGGQSSTTAVIVGDDGRIRGRGTAGPADHVDEPPGSTRCADALGAAVTRALAAGGLPPATMLEAAVAGISGYDRHFDGAAPRLPARRMRLLHDAPIALAGAVQARPAIVVIAGTGSVGYGDDGTRTVTVGGWGHLFGDEGSAYAIAREALASAMRAEDRGERAPLGDAALSYFDVRDLRALATAALTGRITRAALASFARLVHDGARLGDADAAAVVDDAARALARLAATTIARLDLGERTPRVAFVGGAVSGEGFRAAIRDRLAPLAPAAIVVPPRYDAAVGAALLAFDDAGLAHPERIVE; this is encoded by the coding sequence GTGCGCTACGTCGCCGGCATCGATGGCGGACAGTCGTCGACGACCGCCGTGATCGTCGGCGACGACGGCCGCATCCGCGGCCGGGGAACCGCCGGCCCGGCCGATCACGTCGACGAACCGCCGGGATCGACGCGCTGCGCCGACGCGCTCGGCGCCGCCGTGACGCGCGCGCTCGCCGCCGGCGGCCTTCCGCCCGCGACGATGCTCGAAGCGGCCGTCGCCGGCATCTCCGGCTACGACCGGCACTTCGACGGCGCTGCGCCGCGCCTGCCCGCGCGCCGAATGCGTCTGCTGCACGACGCGCCGATCGCGCTCGCCGGCGCTGTGCAGGCGCGGCCCGCGATCGTCGTCATCGCCGGGACGGGCTCGGTCGGCTACGGTGACGACGGCACGCGGACGGTGACCGTCGGCGGCTGGGGCCACCTCTTCGGCGACGAGGGGAGCGCGTATGCGATCGCTCGCGAGGCGCTCGCAAGCGCGATGCGCGCCGAAGATCGCGGCGAGCGCGCGCCGCTAGGCGACGCAGCGCTCTCGTATTTCGACGTGCGCGATCTGCGCGCGCTGGCGACCGCGGCGCTGACGGGCCGGATCACGCGCGCCGCGCTGGCGTCGTTCGCGCGGCTCGTCCACGACGGCGCGCGGCTCGGCGACGCCGACGCGGCCGCCGTCGTCGACGACGCTGCACGCGCGCTCGCCCGACTCGCCGCGACGACGATCGCCCGGCTCGACTTGGGCGAACGGACCCCGCGCGTCGCGTTCGTCGGCGGCGCGGTGAGCGGCGAGGGGTTCCGGGCGGCGATTCGCGACCGGCTCGCCCCGCTCGCGCCGGCGGCGATCGTCGTACCGCCTCGCTACGACGCGGCGGTTGGCGCAGCGCTGTTGGCATTCGACGACGCGGGGCTGGCGCACCCCGAGCGGATCGTCGAGTGA
- the coxB gene encoding cytochrome c oxidase subunit II: protein MAQRTVKPKTNLGPGFWQITALIVIVSALMSYFTWISDWPIGLIPAGDPAPSTDFLFKFLGIVASWIFNIVTIYTIYFAIVFRRPNDAPASAIGVQIHDQPVLEFWWTVIPTILVVILAIFSVKIWSDIQNTQGDVLTVEAIGYQFGFQFRYPKLAQPVTGIMHLPLNTPTTIHVTSRDVLHGFWIPEMRIKADMVPGLVNTLRVTPTKAGTYRIICTEFCGDGHGLMKTQVVVENQQDFAKWFHQQGGTAGAGGGSSAAIALGAGKADAGQALFGQKCSACHSVGPYAQKLVGPGLGQIFSDSAHPKLVNGADPTPQNVAMILKNGYQGDLGIMPSSQVNQISNTDIANLVAYLVSLSKK from the coding sequence TTGGCACAGCGGACCGTCAAGCCGAAGACGAATCTCGGCCCTGGATTTTGGCAGATCACCGCGCTGATCGTGATCGTGTCGGCGCTGATGAGCTACTTCACCTGGATCAGCGACTGGCCGATCGGGCTGATCCCCGCCGGCGATCCCGCTCCTTCCACCGACTTCCTGTTCAAGTTCCTCGGGATTGTCGCGTCGTGGATCTTCAACATCGTCACGATCTACACGATCTATTTCGCGATCGTGTTCCGCCGGCCGAACGACGCGCCCGCGAGCGCGATCGGCGTGCAGATCCACGATCAGCCGGTCCTCGAGTTCTGGTGGACGGTGATCCCGACGATCCTCGTCGTGATCCTTGCGATCTTCTCGGTGAAGATCTGGAGCGACATCCAGAACACCCAAGGCGACGTGCTCACCGTGGAGGCGATCGGCTATCAGTTCGGCTTTCAGTTCCGCTATCCAAAGCTGGCGCAGCCCGTCACCGGGATCATGCACCTGCCGCTCAACACGCCGACGACGATCCACGTGACCTCGCGCGACGTGCTGCACGGATTCTGGATCCCGGAGATGCGCATCAAGGCCGACATGGTGCCGGGTTTGGTGAACACGCTGCGCGTCACGCCGACCAAGGCGGGGACGTACCGCATCATCTGCACCGAGTTCTGCGGCGACGGCCACGGGCTGATGAAGACGCAGGTCGTGGTCGAGAACCAGCAGGACTTCGCCAAGTGGTTCCACCAGCAGGGCGGCACCGCGGGCGCAGGCGGCGGAAGTTCGGCGGCGATCGCGCTGGGCGCCGGGAAGGCCGATGCTGGACAGGCGCTCTTCGGGCAGAAGTGCAGCGCCTGCCACTCGGTCGGCCCGTACGCGCAGAAGCTCGTCGGTCCGGGCCTCGGTCAGATCTTCAGCGACTCGGCGCATCCTAAGCTCGTCAACGGCGCCGACCCGACGCCGCAGAACGTCGCGATGATCCTCAAAAACGGATACCAGGGTGATCTCGGCATCATGCCCAGTTCGCAAGTGAACCAGATTTCGAACACCGACATCGCGAATCTGGTCGCCTACCTCGTCAGCCTCTCGAAGAAATAA